The DNA region CATCGACTTCACCGATGCCGCCATCGGCCACCAGGAAAAGCGGCTCGACATGGCCAACGGCAGTTTCGTGCACGAGCTGATGGACAGCCGCACCTTCTGCCGGCAGGCGGATGTGGTGCGGATGCAGCAGAACGGGCTGGCGCTGGGCGGCACCTATCTGAACGCCGTGGTCTTCGACGGCGACAAGGTGCTGTCGCCCGGCGGGCTGCGCCACCGCGACGAGGCCGTGCGCCACAAGATGCTGGATGCGATGGGCGACCTGGCGCTGGCCGGGGCGCCGTTGCTGGCGCGCTATACCGGCCACCGCGCCGGCCATGCGATGACTAACAAGCTGCTGCGCGCGCTTTTCGCGCGGCCGGACGCCTGGGAATGGGTGATCCTGACCCCCGAAATGGAAAGCCGCCAGCCCGGGGCGGGGGTGATCGCGTCGGCCGCGCGCATGGCGTCCGAGGTCCGGCAGCTGGCCGTCGCCTGACGGTGACGGCCGCGCCGCAGATTTTCCGGTTTTGGCATTTTGCGCAGCCAGATTTTCTGTGCTAGGACGACCGGGCCAAGCGGGCCGACTGCCCGGGCGGCGGCATGAATTTCTGACGGGCAGGGTGGAATGACAGGCATCAGATCGGGTTCCGTGGTCGCGGCTGTGCTGTCGGTCGGCCTGCTTGCCGGCTGTGGCGGCGGGTCCAGCAAAGCGCCGGAATCATTCGAGAGTTTCACCGCCGAGGAAATCTACAAGCGCGGCGAATACGAGCTTGAGAACACGCGCAAGCCCAAGGACGCGGTGAAGTATTTCACCGAGGTCGAGCGGCTTTACCCCTATTCCGAATGGGCCAAGCGCGCGCTGATCATGCAGGCCTATTCCTATCACCGCGCCCGCGACTACGAAGAGGCGCGCGGCGCCGCCCAGCGTTTCATCGACACCTATCCGGGCGACGAGGACGCGGCCTATGCGAAATACCTGCTGGCGCTTTCCTATTACGACCAGATCGACGAGATCGGCCGCGACCAGGGCCTGACCTTCCAGGCGCTGCAATCGCTGCGCGAGGTGATCGAACAATATCCCGATACCGAATATGCCCGCTCGGCGATCCTGAAGTTCGACCTCGCCTTCGACCACTTGGCGGCGAAGGAAATGGAGATCGGGCGCTACTACCTCAAGCGCGGCCATTACACCGCCGCCATCAACCGCTTCCGCGTGGTGGTCGAGGAATACCAGACCACGACCCACACGCCCGAGGCGCTGATGCGGCTGGTCGAGGCCTATCTGGCGCTGGGCCTGAACGACCAGGCGCAGACGGCGGGCGCGATCCTGGGCCACAACTTCCAGTCCTCGCCCTTCTACGAGGACGCCTATGCGCAACTGCGCGGCCATGGGCTGAAGCCCGAGGCACGCGGCGACAGCTGGCTGACCCGGGTCTATCGCCAGGTGATCCAGGGCAAGTGGCTATAGCCCGCGCGTCACGCGTGGCAGGATGGGGTGATGCTGCGTTCGCTTGAAATCCGCGACATGCTGCTGATCGACCGGCTGGATCTGGATTTCCGGCCGGGCCTGAACGTGCTGACCGGCGAGACCGGGGCCGGCAAGTCGATCCTGCTCGACTGCCTGGGCTTCGTGCTGGGCTGGCGCGGCCGCGCCGACCTGGTGCGGCAGGGCGCGAGCCAGGGCGAGGTCACCGCCGTCTTCGACCTGCCCGCCGGCCATCCCGCCCGCACGCTGCTGGACGAGGCCGGCTTCCCCGTCTCGGACGAGTTGATCCTGCGCCGGGTGAACGGCGGCGACGGCCGCAAGACCGGCTGGATCAACGACCGCCGCGCCTCGGGCGAGGTGCTGCGGCTCTTGTCGGAAACGCTGGTGGAACTGCACGGCCAGCATGACGACCGCGGCCTTTTGAACCCGCGCGGCCACCGGCTGCTGCTCGATGCCTTTGCTGCCGTCGACCTGGGTCCCGTGCGCGCGGCCTGGGCGGCGCGGCGCGAGGCGCGGGCGGCGCAGGAGCGGGCCGAAGCCGCCCTGGCCGCCGCGAAGGGCGAGGAGGAATTCCTGCGCCATGCCGTGGCCGAGTTGGACAAGCTCGACCCGCAGCCCGGCGAGGAGGCGGAACTGGATACCCGCCGCCGCGCCATGCAGGGCGCAGAGCGTATCCGCGAGGACGTATCGCGCGCCTTGCAGGCCCTGGGCAGCGAGGGGGCCGAGGGCGCGATGCTGGATGCCGCGCGCTGGCTCGATGCCGCCGCCGAGCGGGCCGAGGGCCGGCTGGAAGCCCCGGCCGCCGCGCTGCAACGCGCGCTGATCGAGCTGGGCGAGGCGCAGGCCGGCGTCGAATCGGCGCTGGAGGCGATGGATTTCGACCCGCGCGACCTGGAAGCGACCGAAGAGCGGCTGTTCGCCCTGCGTGCGCTGGCCCGCAAGCATGACGTGCTGGCCGA from Paracoccus aminovorans includes:
- the lpxC gene encoding UDP-3-O-acyl-N-acetylglucosamine deacetylase; translated protein: MQTNIAQKAQFRGVGLHSGAAVRLAILPAPADHGIVFVRTDLDRARIPARWDHVTPSQLCTLLDNGRGATVSTVEHVMAALAGTGINNAVVEVNGPEVPILDGSAAPFVQGIMEAGLRQQSGAPLRAVRILREIEVQQGEGFARLSPADHLEIHFDIDFTDAAIGHQEKRLDMANGSFVHELMDSRTFCRQADVVRMQQNGLALGGTYLNAVVFDGDKVLSPGGLRHRDEAVRHKMLDAMGDLALAGAPLLARYTGHRAGHAMTNKLLRALFARPDAWEWVILTPEMESRQPGAGVIASAARMASEVRQLAVA
- a CDS encoding outer membrane protein assembly factor BamD; the encoded protein is MTGIRSGSVVAAVLSVGLLAGCGGGSSKAPESFESFTAEEIYKRGEYELENTRKPKDAVKYFTEVERLYPYSEWAKRALIMQAYSYHRARDYEEARGAAQRFIDTYPGDEDAAYAKYLLALSYYDQIDEIGRDQGLTFQALQSLREVIEQYPDTEYARSAILKFDLAFDHLAAKEMEIGRYYLKRGHYTAAINRFRVVVEEYQTTTHTPEALMRLVEAYLALGLNDQAQTAGAILGHNFQSSPFYEDAYAQLRGHGLKPEARGDSWLTRVYRQVIQGKWL
- the recN gene encoding DNA repair protein RecN; the encoded protein is MLRSLEIRDMLLIDRLDLDFRPGLNVLTGETGAGKSILLDCLGFVLGWRGRADLVRQGASQGEVTAVFDLPAGHPARTLLDEAGFPVSDELILRRVNGGDGRKTGWINDRRASGEVLRLLSETLVELHGQHDDRGLLNPRGHRLLLDAFAAVDLGPVRAAWAARREARAAQERAEAALAAAKGEEEFLRHAVAELDKLDPQPGEEAELDTRRRAMQGAERIREDVSRALQALGSEGAEGAMLDAARWLDAAAERAEGRLEAPAAALQRALIELGEAQAGVESALEAMDFDPRDLEATEERLFALRALARKHDVLADDLAGLADELRARLTRIDAGEGDLVRLREAVAAADAAYDSAAAALSDQRATAAERLDAAMAAELAPLKMERAMFETLVTPADPGPEGRDAVAFTVATNPGAPAGPLDRIASGGELSRFLLALKVCLARGNDVLTLIFDEIDRGVGGATADAVGRRLARLAEGAQVLVVTHSPQVAALGGHHFRVAKSVSGGMTTSNVAPLSASQRIDEIARMLAGEEITPAAKEAARALLQG